Proteins from a genomic interval of Lolium perenne isolate Kyuss_39 chromosome 1, Kyuss_2.0, whole genome shotgun sequence:
- the LOC127315495 gene encoding uncharacterized protein encodes MATKLAALGFVVLLSIGFTNASRMLASSSSASGGGGGGGGGGGSDGGSGWGSGGGKGGASGYGGTFTYGGSQNNYAQAAGGGGGEGAGGGSKGGAGSGSGSGYGSGTGASGSASAPTGNGYANANGNGGGEGQGAGADGTSGKGSGEGGGQGSGESGVALAPAPGATGVSYSDAGGSGTGGGGGDNGNGGGKGAGAGQASSDETSGGSASGQGSGDGGGIVKGVAQGPSVGVGSGSGSGGGQTGSSGTSGSGYATGEGVGGGGGAGSSDNGGTGSGGGTGSGSGSGGYH; translated from the coding sequence ATGGCTACTAAGCTTGCAGCTCTTGGCTTTGTTGTCCTCCTGAGCATTGGGTTCACCAATGCTTCGAGGATGCTCGCTAGCTCATCTAGtgcatcaggaggaggaggtgggggaGGCGGCGGAGGTGGTAGTGATGGTGGGAGTGGTTGGGGCTCAGGAGGTGGAAAAGGTGGTGCATCGGGATATGGTGGAACTTTTACATATGGGGGTAGCCAGAATAACTATGCCCAGGCagctggtggaggaggaggagaaggcgccGGTGGTGGTTCAAAGGGTGGAGCCGGATCTGGTTCCGGGTCTGGCTATGGTTCCGGCACTGGTGCGAGTGGTTCGGCATCAGCCCCTACCGGGAATGGGTATGCcaatgctaatggtaatggtgggGGTGAAGGCCAAGGTGCTGGTGCCGATGGAACTAGCGGAAAAGGGTCGGGGGAGGGCGGCGGTCAAGGAAGTGGTGAGAGTGGTGTAGCGCTAGCACCGGCTCCTGGTGCTACTGGTGTCAGCTACTCTGATGCGGGCGGCAGTGGTACCGGTGGTGGCGGCGGAGACAATGGAAATGGAGGTGGCAAAGGAGCTGGAGCTGGGCAGGCCTCCAGCGACGAAACTTCTGGAGGCAGCGCCAGTGGACAGGGTAGTGGCGACGGTGGTGGCATTGTTAAGGGTGTCGCTCAAGGTCCAAGCGTCGGTGTTGGGAGCGGTTCTGGCTCCGGAGGTGGACAGACCGGTAGCTCTGGTACTTCTGGTTCAGGCTATGCCACCGGAGaaggagttggcggtggtggtggcgcgggtAGTAGTGATAATGGCGGGACAGGCAGCGGTGGAGGGACCGGGTCTGGATCAGGCAGCGGGGGATACCATTAA